The Chloroflexota bacterium sequence ACGCGGTATGGATCGCGCCACCGCTGACTATATGGGCATGTTGGCGACTGTCCTCAATGCACTGGCGCTAATGGATGCTATGGAACGCGCAGGTATTGTCACCCGCGTGCAATCGGCGATTGAAATGCGCGATGTGGCCGAACCCTATATACGGCGTCGAGCGATCCGCCATCTGGAAAAGGGGCGTGTGGTGATCTTCGGTGGTGGCACAGGCAACCCCTACTTTTCAACAGATACGGCGGCTGCCTTGCGCGCTATGGAAATTGGCGCGGAAGTCGTCATTAAGGCCACTAAAGTGGATGGTGTATACGACTCAGACCCTGTGACCAACCCCGACGCGGTGAAATTTGATACGCTCACCTATATCGAAACGCTGAACAAGCGTCTCGAAGTTATGGATAGCACCGCAATCTCACTGTGTATGGACAATCATCTTCCTATCCTGGTGCTGAATCTATGGGAAGAGGGCGTACTTCGACAAGCCCTCCACGGTGAAGCGGTGGGAACGCTGGTCTGTGACTGATTTCCATACATTGTAGAACAATCCCCTAAAGGGGGTGTGCGACAGGTATATTGTTGCACACCCCCTTTTTTTTGACGCGTACTGATCCAGTGGCTTTCCCTTGAGACCCCCTCGAGTTGGCGTATTGTAGAGACCGCGATCATGGTAAAATCATCTAAAAGTTGATGGCTAATATGCAAGGAGATTCCCTATGCTTTCTGATCTTTATGTGGACGCAAAAACAAGAATGCGAGGCGCAATCCAGGCTCTGGAGGAAGATTTAGCGGCAATCCGTACTGGACGCGCCAACCCTGCTCTGGTTGAAAAGCTGTCTGTAGAATACTATGGTGCTCCTACTCCATTGCAACAATTGGCTAGCGTGGGGGTTCCAGAACCTCGCACATTACTGATTCGCCCTTTCGACCCAGCCACGATAAAAGATATTGAGCGTGCTATTCAGGCCTCCGATTTAGGTCTCAACCCTAATAGCGATGGTAAGGTCATTCGTCTACACCTCCCCCCTCTCACCGAAGAACGTCGCGAACAGTTGGTGCGTATTGTAGGGCAGCGCGTCGAAGAAGCGCGCATAGCTATTCGTAATGTGCGCCGCGATAGTATCCGGGAACTCAAAGAATTTGAAAATGAAGATATGATTTCTGAAGATGATCGCATTCGAGGTGAAAAAGAAATCCAACAATATACCGATGATTTCATTAGCGAAATTGATGGAACCGGCGATAGAAAAGAAAAAGAGATTCGAGAAGTTTAGCAAATGTCAAAAGATCAAGAAAACCTGCCGGTGAAGATTCCTCGACACGTTGCAATTATTATGGATGGCAATGGCCGTTGGGCACTCTCGCGCGGTTTGCCCCGACTGGCGGGACACAGGGCTGGTACCGATAATTTGCGCCGGGTGATTGAAGCTTGTGTCGAATTTGGGATCCAATATCTTACTTTGTATGCCTTCTCAACAGAGAA is a genomic window containing:
- a CDS encoding UMP kinase: MKENLKYKRILLKLSGESLSGPDGFGIDPFRAESVAEHIKEIYKFGVEIALVIGAGNIWRGRAGLERGMDRATADYMGMLATVLNALALMDAMERAGIVTRVQSAIEMRDVAEPYIRRRAIRHLEKGRVVIFGGGTGNPYFSTDTAAALRAMEIGAEVVIKATKVDGVYDSDPVTNPDAVKFDTLTYIETLNKRLEVMDSTAISLCMDNHLPILVLNLWEEGVLRQALHGEAVGTLVCD
- the frr gene encoding ribosome recycling factor, with translation MLSDLYVDAKTRMRGAIQALEEDLAAIRTGRANPALVEKLSVEYYGAPTPLQQLASVGVPEPRTLLIRPFDPATIKDIERAIQASDLGLNPNSDGKVIRLHLPPLTEERREQLVRIVGQRVEEARIAIRNVRRDSIRELKEFENEDMISEDDRIRGEKEIQQYTDDFISEIDGTGDRKEKEIREV